From Acidimicrobiia bacterium, the proteins below share one genomic window:
- a CDS encoding Fic/DOC family N-terminal domain-containing protein, giving the protein MYDLSSSPIGRTVRIRGHDHRFDEDYDLDAYLPDPLPERVPIGTQTWVAISDAMAELGRLDAASPQVPNPTLVSKFTTRLEAVGTSALEGTYADLSEVFAAEAAETEIRPDVVPQRVREVLNYARAAELGHAAVHEQPISRGLLSNLQAVIVRGTDSDGTEAGAIRTSQVFIGPRNRPITEARFIPPPPGDQLEALVDDWISWIEGDRSALVQVLARVAVAHYQFETIHPYHDGNGRVGRLAAALQLRRSGVIGTPVLAISPWLKDHEDAYKDGLLAVSVTGDWEPWVAFFAQALIAASSQARARIDRLVELRKQLSETARTRIPRGRLAVDIADDLIEYPILSVADAEARYQKTNQAARNAIAKLVEVGLLEEYGNASYGRLYWNPRVFSSVGST; this is encoded by the coding sequence GTGTACGACCTGAGTAGTTCACCCATTGGGCGGACGGTACGCATCCGGGGTCACGACCATCGGTTTGACGAGGACTATGACCTCGACGCATACCTGCCCGACCCCCTGCCGGAGCGGGTGCCGATCGGCACCCAAACCTGGGTGGCGATCAGCGATGCAATGGCGGAGCTGGGCCGACTTGACGCGGCGTCTCCGCAAGTCCCAAACCCGACGCTCGTGTCGAAATTCACCACACGTCTCGAAGCCGTGGGAACATCAGCTCTTGAAGGTACGTACGCCGACCTCTCTGAGGTGTTTGCAGCGGAGGCGGCTGAGACCGAGATTCGCCCTGATGTGGTCCCGCAGCGTGTCCGAGAGGTGCTGAATTACGCGCGGGCCGCCGAGTTGGGCCATGCCGCTGTCCACGAGCAGCCAATCAGCCGGGGCCTCCTCTCCAATCTCCAGGCTGTCATCGTGCGAGGTACTGACTCGGACGGGACGGAAGCCGGAGCCATCAGAACGTCGCAGGTATTCATCGGCCCCCGGAATCGGCCGATCACCGAAGCCCGGTTCATCCCACCACCGCCTGGCGATCAGCTTGAGGCTCTCGTTGACGACTGGATCTCGTGGATCGAAGGAGACAGGAGCGCATTGGTCCAAGTGCTGGCACGTGTGGCCGTAGCACATTACCAATTCGAGACAATCCACCCTTATCACGACGGGAACGGCCGTGTCGGACGCCTCGCAGCGGCCCTCCAACTGCGCCGGTCGGGAGTGATCGGGACACCCGTCCTCGCAATCTCGCCGTGGCTCAAGGACCACGAGGATGCCTACAAGGACGGACTCCTCGCCGTGAGTGTGACTGGCGACTGGGAGCCGTGGGTCGCCTTCTTCGCCCAGGCGCTGATCGCTGCCAGTAGCCAAGCCCGAGCACGCATCGACCGCCTTGTCGAACTGAGAAAACAACTGTCCGAGACCGCCCGGACGCGGATTCCGCGGGGCCGACTTGCCGTGGACATTGCCGACGACTTAATCGAGTACCCGATCCTTTCAGTAGCCGACGCGGAGGCGAGATACCAGAAGACCAATCAGGCCGCGCGCAACGCGATCGCCAAGCTCGTTGAGGTGGGGCTGCTTGAGGAGTACGGCAACGCGTCGTACGGCCGCCTGTATTGGAATCCGCGCGTGTTCAGCTCGGTGGGATCAACCTAG
- a CDS encoding zinc ribbon domain-containing protein gives MARNHHPGPVRPSPGPVEPGGGGGGGGGGGGGGGHTAGPPRRYLLTGGLLRCGRCRTPMVSRPRSGGQRRYVCASGPGFGGCGKMAITADAVEGFVAQAVLYRLDTPQLAASLTETRRTNAEHDQLAASIAEDTAMLEQLARDYADKAISHTEWSAARTPIQGRIDQAKRRLSRISRTHRIDDYVGNSQALADAWADLDLRRQQAIIATVLDHVTVNPAVQGRNRFDPSRLDPTWRL, from the coding sequence ATGGCCCGGAATCATCACCCCGGCCCAGTCCGACCGTCTCCGGGCCCGGTTGAGCCGGGGGGGGGGGGGGGGGGGGGGGGGGGGGGGGGGGGGGGGGGGGGCCATACGGCCGGCCCCCCCCGCCGCTACCTACTCACCGGCGGACTCCTCAGATGCGGCCGCTGCCGCACCCCAATGGTCTCCCGGCCCCGCTCCGGCGGACAGCGCCGCTATGTGTGTGCCTCCGGCCCGGGGTTCGGAGGCTGCGGCAAAATGGCGATCACCGCCGACGCGGTGGAGGGTTTCGTTGCTCAAGCAGTCCTTTACCGCCTCGACACCCCCCAACTCGCCGCCTCCCTTACCGAGACCCGCAGGACCAACGCTGAACACGACCAGCTCGCCGCCTCGATCGCCGAGGACACCGCCATGCTCGAACAACTCGCCCGGGACTACGCCGATAAGGCAATCAGCCACACCGAGTGGTCCGCTGCCCGCACACCGATCCAAGGCCGTATCGACCAGGCCAAGCGCCGCCTCTCGCGCATCTCGCGTACCCATCGAATCGACGACTACGTCGGCAACTCCCAAGCCCTTGCCGACGCCTGGGCCGACCTCGACCTCAGACGCCAACAAGCCATCATCGCCACCGTCCTCGACCACGTGACCGTCAACCCGGCCGTTCAGGGTCGGAACCGCTTCGACCCTTCCCGCCTCGATCCGACCTGGCGGCTCTAA
- a CDS encoding nucleoside deaminase has translation MTLPNYSTPMRHALGEARLALQHGDVPIGAVLLEGSGAVVAADHNRREELGDASAHAEMLVLSAASRAAGDWRLTGHTLVVTLEPCPMCAMAAVWARVERIVYGAADLRAGGAWSLYNIPQDARLNHRVELVAGVLGEDSAALLEEFFSSRR, from the coding sequence ATGACACTGCCCAACTATTCCACCCCCATGCGCCATGCACTCGGGGAAGCGCGGCTCGCTTTACAGCACGGAGATGTCCCCATCGGGGCGGTGCTGCTCGAAGGCTCCGGGGCGGTGGTGGCTGCCGATCACAATCGTCGGGAGGAGTTGGGTGATGCCTCCGCCCACGCCGAGATGCTGGTTCTTTCGGCGGCGTCGCGGGCCGCCGGCGACTGGCGACTCACCGGGCACACGCTGGTGGTGACCCTCGAACCCTGCCCGATGTGCGCCATGGCGGCGGTGTGGGCGCGGGTGGAGCGGATCGTCTACGGGGCAGCCGACCTGCGGGCCGGCGGTGCCTGGAGCCTGTACAACATCCCCCAGGACGCCCGCCTCAATCACCGGGTCGAACTCGTCGCCGGCGTCCTGGGCGAGGATTCGGCGGCACTCCTGGAGGAGTTCTTCAGTTCACGACGGTGA
- a CDS encoding DUF885 domain-containing protein gives MNEQLSQLADRYWDRVMEASPLWASLLGDHRFDDQVENLSRGAEEALTADLDSIVIQAKAVDPTGLDKNDRITRHVLLSEAASQADGLRSRMPEFMVDPMLGVHMDVIQGVSQLRANNAEQANAFLGKASKTGLLFDQALQRHREGVANGRTPPQVAIEKVLKQIDAYLESPLTADAFMQISLPEEMDADDWRVEMIEQVREVVRPAFARYRDGIAADILPHGRPPEKSGVCWLPDGEEIYRRAVKRYTTLELDPRDLHQIGLDEVASLEDEYRALGGPVLGTTDVPTIYDRLRSDPALRFKTADQVHQAAEDALARAREAIPQWFGRLPEAPCMVQPIPDIGAADATLAYYFPPADDQSRPGIFFINLTEPTTRTRFESEALAFHESIPGHHLQIAIAQELEGVPTFRRNGNVTVYTEGWGLYTERLSDEMGLYSGDLERMGILSFDSWRAGRLVADTGLHALGWSRQQAIDYFMKNSPQAPNNIVNEVDRYIGYVGQALAYKVGQRELFRLREHAKQAMGSRFDIKDYHDTVLENGPVPLDLLADLVGEWIGA, from the coding sequence ATGAACGAGCAGCTCTCGCAACTGGCCGACCGCTACTGGGATCGGGTCATGGAGGCCAGCCCCCTGTGGGCCTCGCTGCTCGGCGATCATCGCTTCGACGACCAGGTGGAGAACCTCTCCCGCGGCGCCGAGGAGGCGCTCACCGCCGATCTCGACTCGATCGTCATTCAGGCCAAGGCGGTCGACCCAACCGGGCTCGACAAGAACGATCGGATCACCCGGCACGTCCTGCTGTCGGAAGCGGCCTCCCAGGCCGACGGACTGCGTTCCCGGATGCCCGAGTTCATGGTCGACCCGATGCTCGGAGTCCATATGGATGTGATCCAGGGCGTGTCGCAACTTCGGGCCAACAACGCCGAGCAGGCGAATGCCTTCCTGGGGAAGGCATCGAAGACCGGCCTCCTATTCGACCAGGCCCTGCAGCGGCACCGCGAGGGTGTAGCCAACGGACGGACCCCACCGCAGGTGGCGATCGAGAAGGTGCTGAAGCAGATCGACGCGTACCTGGAGTCGCCGCTCACCGCCGATGCCTTCATGCAGATCTCCCTCCCCGAAGAGATGGACGCCGACGACTGGCGCGTCGAGATGATCGAACAGGTGCGCGAGGTGGTCAGACCCGCCTTCGCCCGATACCGCGATGGCATCGCCGCCGACATCCTCCCCCACGGCCGGCCGCCGGAGAAGTCGGGCGTTTGCTGGCTGCCCGACGGCGAAGAGATCTATCGACGGGCCGTCAAGCGCTACACCACTCTCGAACTCGACCCGCGCGACCTGCACCAGATCGGATTGGACGAGGTCGCCTCACTCGAGGACGAGTATCGGGCGCTCGGCGGTCCCGTCCTCGGCACCACCGACGTACCGACCATCTATGACCGACTGCGTAGCGACCCCGCCCTCCGTTTCAAAACGGCGGACCAGGTGCACCAGGCCGCCGAAGACGCCCTGGCCCGCGCCCGCGAAGCAATCCCTCAGTGGTTCGGCCGCCTGCCCGAAGCGCCATGCATGGTGCAGCCGATCCCCGACATCGGGGCGGCCGACGCCACGCTGGCGTACTACTTCCCTCCCGCCGACGACCAGAGCCGCCCGGGGATCTTCTTCATCAATCTCACCGAGCCGACGACGCGCACCCGGTTCGAGTCCGAGGCGCTCGCATTCCACGAGAGCATCCCCGGACACCACCTCCAGATCGCCATCGCCCAGGAACTCGAAGGGGTGCCCACCTTCCGGCGCAACGGCAACGTGACCGTCTACACCGAGGGCTGGGGTCTGTATACCGAGCGGCTCTCCGACGAGATGGGCCTGTACTCGGGTGACCTGGAGCGGATGGGCATCCTGTCGTTCGATTCCTGGCGGGCGGGGCGCTTGGTGGCAGACACCGGACTCCACGCCCTTGGGTGGAGCCGCCAGCAGGCGATCGACTACTTCATGAAGAACTCCCCCCAAGCGCCCAACAACATCGTCAACGAGGTGGATCGGTACATCGGGTACGTCGGGCAGGCGCTGGCATACAAGGTCGGCCAGCGCGAGTTGTTCCGCCTCCGGGAACACGCGAAGCAGGCGATGGGCAGTCGGTTCGACATCAAGGACTATCACGACACGGTGCTGGAGAACGGTCCCGTTCCCCTCGACCTTCTCGCTGACCTCGTCGGAGAGTGGATCGGGGCCTGA
- a CDS encoding ice-binding family protein, protein MTIALLMVPFMAWAAEPVGLGVANSFAVLAGTTITNTGGTTINGDVGLHDGTETPGFDEVTLNGELFVADDEALAAKNALTSAYLDAAGRTPDNATLGSELGATTVFGGVYASGSGAFEINGAVTLDAQGDPDTVWIFQMASSLTTGAGSSVVLTNGAQACNVYWQVGSSADLFSNTTFRGTILALTSINLQNGVSISGRALARNGAVTMDTNTITQVGCAAPVEATTTTTTVAATTTTTAAPAATTSTTVAPVTTSTTSGIDVLVTPTIPFPEGGAQTGGSPTSGTPDMTLVVVGAVLLASAAGVFGWRMHSIRRNS, encoded by the coding sequence ATGACGATTGCCCTGCTCATGGTCCCCTTCATGGCGTGGGCGGCGGAGCCCGTCGGCCTTGGCGTAGCGAACAGCTTCGCCGTTCTCGCCGGCACCACCATCACCAACACCGGGGGCACGACCATCAACGGTGATGTCGGCCTCCATGATGGAACCGAGACTCCCGGATTCGACGAGGTCACGTTGAACGGCGAACTCTTTGTGGCCGACGACGAAGCTTTGGCAGCGAAGAACGCGCTCACCTCGGCCTACCTCGACGCCGCGGGACGGACACCTGACAATGCCACCCTCGGTTCGGAACTCGGTGCAACCACGGTCTTCGGCGGGGTGTACGCGTCCGGCAGCGGAGCATTCGAGATCAATGGGGCCGTGACGCTCGACGCGCAAGGTGACCCAGACACCGTGTGGATATTCCAGATGGCCTCGTCGCTCACGACAGGCGCGGGCAGTTCGGTGGTTCTCACCAATGGTGCTCAGGCGTGCAACGTCTACTGGCAGGTCGGGAGCTCGGCAGATCTGTTCTCCAACACGACCTTCCGCGGGACCATCCTTGCTCTCACCTCCATCAACCTGCAGAACGGTGTGTCGATCTCAGGAAGGGCGCTGGCGCGTAACGGCGCGGTGACGATGGACACCAACACGATCACCCAGGTTGGCTGTGCTGCTCCTGTTGAAGCCACTACTACGACGACGACGGTGGCCGCCACCACGACGACCACCGCGGCTCCGGCCGCCACGACCAGCACCACCGTGGCACCTGTGACGACCTCGACTACGTCGGGCATCGATGTGTTGGTGACTCCGACGATCCCGTTCCCAGAAGGCGGGGCGCAGACGGGTGGGAGCCCGACATCGGGCACCCCGGACATGACGCTCGTTGTGGTCGGAGCCGTATTGCTCGCCTCCGCGGCCGGCGTATTCGGCTGGCGCATGCACTCGATCCGACGCAACTCGTAG
- a CDS encoding class F sortase yields MKSTSIGSSRRQTFMAAAAAVMAVTGVIAIVLAMQTSEHQAPQPPDDAFGVVGSWREVPAQVGAVTTPDPTSVTSTPVVAEPYEIPSSPPIAIEIPAIEAHSTLQYLGLTPDGALEVPKSPRYHEAAWYKYSSEPGSPGPAVILGHVDSVSDGRSIFYHLGAVRPGDEILITRSDGLIAVFVVDGVRSYPKDHFPTFLVYGPTEGSTLRVITCGGRWDRYANSFEENIVVFASLTGFRETPLHSIVS; encoded by the coding sequence TTGAAGTCCACCTCGATCGGCTCCAGCCGCCGCCAGACCTTCATGGCGGCGGCTGCTGCCGTGATGGCTGTGACCGGGGTGATCGCGATCGTGTTGGCGATGCAGACCTCGGAGCACCAGGCCCCACAACCTCCGGATGACGCGTTCGGAGTCGTCGGGTCGTGGCGGGAGGTCCCGGCGCAGGTTGGGGCGGTCACGACCCCCGATCCGACTTCGGTCACCAGCACCCCGGTCGTCGCTGAGCCCTATGAGATCCCGTCGTCGCCACCGATCGCTATCGAGATTCCGGCGATCGAGGCCCACTCCACCCTTCAATACCTCGGCTTGACTCCCGACGGCGCCCTCGAGGTCCCGAAGTCACCGCGGTACCACGAGGCCGCTTGGTACAAGTATTCGTCGGAGCCGGGTTCGCCCGGCCCGGCGGTGATCCTGGGCCACGTCGACTCGGTCTCGGACGGCCGCTCGATCTTCTACCACCTGGGCGCCGTGCGTCCGGGCGACGAGATCCTCATCACTCGAAGCGACGGGCTGATAGCGGTCTTCGTCGTCGATGGTGTCCGCAGCTACCCGAAGGACCACTTCCCGACCTTCCTCGTCTACGGCCCCACCGAAGGATCGACGCTGCGGGTGATCACCTGTGGCGGCCGGTGGGACCGCTACGCGAACAGTTTCGAGGAGAACATCGTGGTGTTCGCCTCATTGACCGGCTTTCGGGAGACCCCGCTCCACTCCATCGTCAGCTGA
- a CDS encoding DUF6300 family protein: MAIDIECPSCGETSDLKGVPLGDSIAVTWGTCGITWERSTDPRCSRCGGGDLQPVPLAIVEKSRGTQLSIVGIRTVHLCPACDSETTDRWHRGRPRPLFPDDLPTDAQ; encoded by the coding sequence TTGGCTATCGACATCGAATGTCCGTCATGCGGCGAGACGAGTGACCTGAAGGGTGTGCCTTTGGGGGATTCGATCGCCGTCACCTGGGGTACTTGCGGGATCACCTGGGAGCGTTCGACCGATCCCCGCTGCTCGCGGTGCGGAGGCGGAGACCTCCAGCCGGTGCCTCTGGCGATCGTCGAGAAATCGCGCGGCACCCAACTGTCGATCGTGGGAATCCGAACGGTTCACCTTTGTCCGGCGTGCGACAGCGAAACGACCGACCGGTGGCACCGGGGGCGGCCGCGGCCGCTGTTTCCGGATGATCTGCCGACCGACGCTCAATGA
- a CDS encoding peptide chain release factor 3, with protein MTDAIASEAARRRTFAIISHPDAGKTTLTEKLLLYSGAIVEAGAVRARAGVQRDVSSDWMELERQRGISISSTVLRFEHDGVLFNLLDTPGHRDFSEDTYRVVSAVDAAVIVLDAAKGVESQTLKLFQVAQARGIPLITFINKVDRFGMAPLELIDDIERQLRMAATPVTWPVGNGTDFEGVVDRRDGSFWQFERTARGAHIGAEEQTTLEAIAGSPHRHEAEQELAVLAGVGADHDRERFLSGVSTPVFFGSALWNFGVRLLLDAIAEMAPTPTPQIERDGRARSLDAPLAGFIFKIQANLDTRHRDRIAFMRVCSGRFERGGALINHRTGRSTTTKYAHQMFGRERDTVDIAYPGDIVGLVNASDLTIGDSLSIDGKAQFRTLPTFAPEHFRLARNLDTSRYKQFRRGIAQLDDEGVIQALHTRDRGEREPILGAVGEMQFEVAVFRLEAEFGAKVRLDPVPYRLARRTNEAGRAAASAQRGVEVAERRDGTLLALFPSENMLNVTRRDHPDIVLDSIIGL; from the coding sequence ATGACCGACGCCATCGCTTCCGAAGCGGCGCGGCGGCGCACCTTCGCCATCATCTCCCACCCCGACGCCGGCAAGACCACGCTGACCGAGAAACTGCTCCTCTACTCCGGGGCGATCGTGGAGGCGGGCGCGGTTCGAGCACGCGCCGGGGTCCAACGTGATGTCTCGTCCGATTGGATGGAACTCGAGAGGCAGCGAGGTATCTCGATCAGCTCCACCGTGTTGCGATTCGAGCACGACGGGGTGCTGTTCAACCTCCTCGACACCCCCGGCCACCGGGACTTCTCGGAGGACACCTATCGGGTGGTCTCCGCCGTTGACGCAGCGGTGATTGTCCTCGACGCCGCCAAAGGCGTCGAGTCCCAGACCCTGAAGCTGTTCCAGGTGGCTCAAGCGAGGGGAATTCCGCTGATCACCTTCATCAACAAGGTCGATCGATTTGGGATGGCTCCTCTCGAGTTGATCGACGACATCGAGAGACAGCTGCGGATGGCGGCGACGCCGGTGACTTGGCCGGTCGGCAACGGCACCGATTTCGAGGGCGTGGTCGACCGCCGTGACGGTTCGTTCTGGCAGTTCGAGCGCACTGCCCGCGGTGCTCACATCGGCGCCGAGGAGCAAACCACCCTCGAGGCGATCGCTGGATCGCCGCACCGGCACGAGGCCGAGCAGGAGTTGGCGGTACTCGCCGGAGTCGGCGCGGACCACGACCGGGAGAGATTCCTCAGCGGTGTTTCGACGCCCGTGTTCTTCGGATCCGCCCTGTGGAACTTTGGCGTGCGCCTGCTGCTCGATGCCATTGCGGAAATGGCCCCGACACCGACGCCTCAGATCGAGCGAGACGGACGCGCCCGCTCGCTCGACGCCCCCCTTGCCGGATTCATCTTCAAGATCCAGGCGAACCTCGACACGCGCCATCGAGATCGCATTGCATTCATGAGGGTGTGCTCGGGACGCTTTGAACGAGGCGGCGCGCTCATCAATCATCGAACCGGTCGCAGCACGACCACCAAGTACGCCCATCAGATGTTCGGCCGCGAGCGCGACACCGTGGACATCGCATATCCCGGTGACATCGTCGGACTGGTAAACGCCTCCGACCTCACGATCGGCGACAGTCTCAGCATCGACGGAAAGGCGCAATTCAGGACCTTGCCCACCTTCGCCCCCGAGCATTTCCGGCTCGCCCGCAACCTCGACACTTCCCGCTACAAGCAGTTCCGTCGGGGAATCGCCCAACTCGACGATGAGGGAGTGATCCAGGCGCTGCACACCCGGGACCGCGGGGAACGAGAACCGATACTCGGCGCGGTGGGCGAGATGCAGTTCGAGGTGGCGGTGTTTCGCTTGGAGGCAGAGTTCGGAGCGAAGGTGAGGTTGGACCCCGTGCCCTACCGGCTGGCTCGCCGCACCAATGAAGCGGGACGGGCGGCGGCCTCGGCCCAGAGGGGGGTCGAGGTCGCTGAGAGGCGTGACGGCACGCTCCTGGCTCTCTTCCCGAGCGAAAATATGCTCAACGTGACCCGACGCGACCATCCGGACATCGTGCTCGACTCGATCATTGGGCTCTGA
- a CDS encoding cyclic nucleotide-binding domain-containing protein, whose protein sequence is MLIDGAQVEGTNTSRLSLEPGEILMRRGDTADTVFVLVEGSLTVSRTMTADRSLLAIVDEPGAVVGEMAHFGGGVRSVTVSARTRAELIAYPTSAFQQILDANPDLSHHLAELAVQRAEYAELASLLADHFAIDDDEALMSTCQSVQWLKLEQGTVLFKEGDASDAVYVVVRGRLTATRGTAPNEVRIGEAGRGEFVGELGLMGQTPRGATLTAARDTVVARMDEKAFNQLVTSQPRMMFELCLRAVARAEDVARDAPPSTVLALAISPRLDAEAVVKVIKHELDRHGRTYRLWPQRVDALLDTPGIFDSARGEIGGIRVSRLVQDFELETDHLVLELGPEPGPWSRRALGMADRLLVITPDDPTAAEVEHLERLLAGCRPGLDRTVVVMRPSRASPPTGSAKIRDLFSGDQVINVEDGSDQDLARVARVAVGKANALVFGGGGGRGFAHLGVVRAMNELGIPIDIVGGTSIGGVIAATVAEGFTADEATEWARKSFMRVLDYTLPFVSLVKGKRIAGEAENTWRDREIEDLWLTYFCVSTNLTASRIHLHRRGSVVLAIRATTAIPGVMPPVPFEDQLLIDGGVLNNMPIDIAREMSPGGLVIAADVAPPAGPRARHDYGLSVSGWSALRSKLRKKSPGYPRISAVLMRSMITASMRERNRQLASGLADFYLELDISGVSMLDFEDPISVSQRGYEAALPALTQWLEGRGVNPNATH, encoded by the coding sequence GTGTTGATCGACGGTGCCCAGGTGGAGGGCACCAACACCTCTCGCCTCTCCCTCGAGCCCGGTGAGATCCTGATGCGGCGGGGAGACACGGCCGACACGGTGTTTGTGCTGGTCGAAGGGTCGCTCACCGTCTCGCGCACCATGACCGCCGACCGGTCTCTCCTCGCGATCGTGGACGAGCCAGGAGCAGTTGTCGGCGAGATGGCCCACTTTGGCGGCGGAGTGAGGTCGGTCACCGTGTCCGCCCGAACCCGCGCCGAGCTGATCGCCTACCCGACCTCCGCCTTCCAGCAGATCCTGGACGCGAACCCCGACCTCTCCCACCACCTCGCCGAACTGGCGGTGCAGCGTGCCGAGTACGCCGAACTGGCGTCGCTCCTCGCAGACCATTTCGCGATCGACGACGACGAGGCCCTGATGTCGACCTGCCAGTCGGTCCAATGGCTCAAGCTCGAGCAGGGAACAGTGCTCTTCAAAGAGGGCGACGCGTCGGACGCGGTCTACGTGGTGGTACGAGGTCGCCTCACGGCGACAAGAGGAACCGCACCCAACGAGGTTCGCATCGGCGAGGCGGGCCGGGGGGAATTCGTCGGGGAACTCGGCCTCATGGGGCAAACCCCCCGTGGGGCGACCTTGACCGCGGCGCGCGACACCGTGGTGGCGCGGATGGACGAAAAGGCGTTCAACCAACTGGTCACCAGCCAGCCGCGGATGATGTTCGAGCTCTGTCTCCGCGCTGTCGCCCGGGCCGAGGACGTTGCCCGTGACGCCCCGCCCAGCACCGTTCTCGCCCTCGCTATCTCGCCACGGCTCGACGCCGAAGCTGTGGTCAAGGTCATCAAGCACGAACTCGACCGTCACGGCCGTACCTATCGCCTCTGGCCACAACGTGTCGACGCCCTCCTCGACACTCCCGGAATCTTCGACTCGGCGCGCGGGGAGATCGGTGGAATCCGGGTCTCCCGGTTGGTGCAGGACTTCGAGCTCGAGACCGATCACCTGGTCCTCGAACTGGGCCCCGAGCCCGGCCCCTGGTCGCGCCGGGCACTGGGAATGGCCGATCGGTTGCTCGTCATCACCCCCGACGACCCCACGGCGGCCGAGGTGGAGCATCTCGAACGATTGCTCGCGGGCTGCCGACCCGGCCTCGATCGCACGGTCGTGGTCATGCGGCCGTCCCGAGCCTCACCACCGACGGGTTCGGCAAAGATCCGCGACCTGTTCTCGGGCGACCAGGTCATCAATGTCGAAGACGGGTCCGATCAGGATCTCGCTCGTGTCGCCCGGGTCGCTGTCGGCAAGGCGAACGCACTGGTCTTCGGCGGCGGCGGTGGCCGGGGGTTTGCTCACCTGGGTGTGGTCCGCGCGATGAACGAACTCGGCATCCCCATCGACATCGTGGGCGGTACCTCGATCGGCGGAGTGATCGCGGCCACAGTGGCCGAAGGGTTCACAGCCGACGAAGCCACCGAATGGGCTCGCAAGAGCTTCATGCGCGTCCTCGACTACACGCTGCCCTTCGTATCCCTCGTCAAGGGAAAGCGGATTGCCGGCGAAGCCGAGAACACCTGGAGGGACCGCGAGATCGAGGACCTGTGGCTCACGTACTTCTGCGTGTCGACGAACCTGACTGCGTCGCGCATCCACCTCCACCGCCGTGGATCGGTGGTGTTGGCGATTCGAGCCACCACCGCCATTCCCGGGGTGATGCCCCCGGTCCCGTTCGAAGACCAGCTATTGATCGATGGCGGCGTGCTGAACAACATGCCGATCGACATCGCCCGCGAGATGTCACCGGGGGGTCTGGTGATCGCGGCCGACGTGGCTCCGCCGGCAGGGCCCAGGGCCCGCCATGACTACGGGCTCTCGGTGTCGGGTTGGTCGGCGCTCCGCTCCAAGCTGCGCAAGAAGAGTCCCGGCTATCCCCGGATCTCGGCGGTGCTGATGCGCTCGATGATCACCGCGTCGATGCGGGAGCGGAACCGCCAGCTCGCTTCGGGCCTTGCCGACTTCTACCTCGAGCTCGACATCAGTGGAGTCTCGATGCTCGATTTCGAGGATCCAATCAGCGTCTCCCAGCGAGGCTACGAGGCGGCTCTGCCAGCACTCACCCAGTGGCTCGAGGGGCGTGGCGTGAATCCGAACGCCACCCATTGA